In Rhinolophus sinicus isolate RSC01 linkage group LG17, ASM3656204v1, whole genome shotgun sequence, one DNA window encodes the following:
- the PTGS2 gene encoding prostaglandin G/H synthase 2, translated as MLARALLLLYATLALSCAGNPCCSNPCQNRGVCMSVGFDQYKCDCTRTGFYGENCTTPEFLTRIKLFLKPTPNTVHYILTHFKGVWNIVNNIPFLRNAIMKYVLTSRSHLIDSPPTYNAQYGYKSWEAFSNISYYTRALPPVADDCPTPMGVKGKKELPDSKLIVEKFLLRRTFVPDPQGTNLMFAFFAQHFTHQFFKTDHKRGPAFTKGLGHGVDLNHIYGETLDRQHKLRLFKDGKMKYQIIDGEMYPPTVKDTQAEMIYPPHVPEHLRFAVGQEVFGLVPGLMMYATIWLREHNRVCDVLKQEHPEWDDERLFQTSRLILIGETIKIVIEDYVQHLSGYHFKLKFDPELLFNQQFQYQNRIAAEFNTLYHWHPLLPDTFQIEDQEYNHRQFLYNNSMLMEHGLTQFVESFSRQIAGRVAGGRNLPAAIQHVAKASIDQSRQMKYQSLNEYRKRFLMKPYESFEELTGEKEMAAELEALYGDIDAMELYPALLVEKPRTDAIFGETMVELGAPFSLKGLMGNPICSPNYWKPSTFGGEVGFKIINTASIQSLICNNVQGCPSTSFSVQDPEPTKTVTINASPSHSGLDDINPTVLLKGRSTEL; from the exons ATGCTCGCCCGCGCCTTGCTGCTGCTCTACGCCACCCTGGCGCTCAGCTGTGCAG GAAATCCTTGCTGTTCCAACCCATGTCAAAACCGAGGTGTATGCATGAGTGTTGGATTTGACCAGTATAAGTGTGACTGTACCCGGACAGGATTCTATGGTGAAAACTGTACAACAC CTGAATTTCTgacaagaataaaattattcctGAAACCCACTCCAAACACAGTGCACTATATACTTACCCACTTCAAGGGAGTCTGGAACATTGTCAATAATATTCCCTTCCTGCGAAATGCAATTATGAAGTATGTGTTGACAT CCAGATCACATTTGATTGACAGCCCGCCAACCTACAATGCACAGTATGGCTATAAAAGCTGGGAAGCCTTTTCTAATATCTCCTATTATACCAGAGCTCTTCCTCCTGTGGCTGATGACTGTCCCACTCCCATGGGCGTGAAAG gaaagaaagagcTTCCTGATTCAAAATTGATTGTGGAAAAATTTCTTCTAAGGAGAACGTTTGTCCCTGACCCCCAGGGCACAAATTTGATGTTTGCGTTCTTTGCCCAGCACTTCACCCATCAGTTTTTCAAGACAGATCACAAGCGAGGACCAGCTTTCACCAAAGGACTGGGGCATGGG GTGGatttaaatcatatttatggTGAAACTTTGGATAGACAGCATAAACTGCGCCTTTTCAaggatggaaaaatgaaatatcag ataattgaTGGAGAGATGTATCCTCCCACAGTCAAAGATACTCAGGCGGAGATGATCTATCCCCCTCATGTCCCTGAACACCTGCGGTTTGCTGTGGGGCAGGAGGTGTTTGGTCTGGTGCCGGGTCTGATGATGTATGCCACGATTTGGCTCCGAGAACATAACAGAGTGTGTGATGTGCTTAAACAGGAGCATCCAGAATGGGATGACGAGCGGTTGTTCCAGACAAGCAGGCTGATACTGATAG GAGAAACCATTAAGATCGTGATAGAAGACTACGTACAGCACTTGAGTGGCTATCACTTCAAACTGAAGTTTGACCCAGAGCTGCTTTTCAACCAACAATTCCAGTACCAAAACCGCATTGCTGCTGAGTTTAACACGCTCTACCACTGGCATCCCCTCCTGCCTGACACCTTTCAGATTGAAGACCAGGAGTACAACCATCGACAGTTTCTCTACAACAACTCTATGTTAATGGAACATGGGCTTACCCAGTTTGTTGAATCATTCAGCAGGCAAATTGCTGGCAGG GTTGCTGGTGGCAGGAATCTCCCAGCTGCAATACAACACGTAGCAAAGGCCTCCATCGACCAGAGCAGACAGATGAAATATCAGTCTCTGAATGAGTACCGCAAACGCTTTCTGATGAAGCCCTATGAATCATTTGAAGAACTTACAG gagagaaggaaatggcTGCAGAGTTAGAAGCCCTCTATGGGGACATCGATGCCATGGAGCTGTATCCTGCCCTTTTGGTAGAAAAGCCACGCACAGATGCCATCTTTGGTGAGACCATGGTAGAACTTGGCGCACCTTTCTCCTTGAAAGGACTTATGGGCAATCCTATATGTTCTCCTAACTACTGGAAACCGAGCACTTTTGGTGGAGAAGTAGGTTTTAAAATCATCAACACTGCCTCAATCCAGTCTCTCATCTGCAATAACGTGCAAGGCTGTCCTTCTACTTCATTCAGTGTTCAAGACCCGGAACCCACCAAGACAGTGACCATCAATGCAAGCCCTTCCCACTCTGGACTGGATGATATTAACCCTACAGTACTACTGAAAGGACGTTCAACTGAACTGTAG